A genomic segment from Anabas testudineus chromosome 6, fAnaTes1.2, whole genome shotgun sequence encodes:
- the svip gene encoding small VCP/p97-interacting protein, protein MGMCLPCLGGAADDAVVTPDPETRRRQLAEAAEKRQKETAYRGVKNPEAVEKKRKKQEEIEKQTMTSSVSGGGGLKWQVG, encoded by the exons ATGGGGATGTGCTTACCGTGCCTTGGTGGAGCAGCGGACGACGCTGTTGTCACTCCGGATCCT gaGACAAGGAGAAGACAACTAGCTGAAGCTGctgagaagagacagaaggag acgGCGTACAGGGGGGTTAAAAACCCAGAAGCagttgaaaagaaaaggaaaaaacaagaagagattGAGAAACAGACAATGACCTCTTCTGTGTCTGGTGGCGGTGGGTTGAAG tgGCAGGTGGGCTGA